From Styela clava chromosome 6, kaStyClav1.hap1.2, whole genome shotgun sequence, one genomic window encodes:
- the LOC144424291 gene encoding serine/threonine-protein kinase/endoribonuclease ire-1-like — protein MDGIDHEPSWTTVGSKSIIEIDTKGVFGYGVSSKVYSGRFDERPVAVKRINPSLSKFECEVETLRRLDHRNIVRYLYTDSDNEFVYIVLERCDCSLQDCLDKKMNTCGLLDDELDVLKQISAGLLYLHSKSILHRNIHPSNVLLTRKDGIVVVRLSDFGVVKNVEEDFSISASVMGEAGNYFSPEVLRKQKISKKSDVFSLGLVYFSVLSDGKSPYGDDGEDIIKNVRAGISPNFAAVSSKYNGYAVPLLISMLNDKKRFRPLVTDVLAHYLFWDPDMVFTFFQDVSDYLTDNMNSPRVEMELISREIIGSQHWQTKLLTNLFNAEIRLFQKEFNAYRLKDDVIGLLRQIRNWGHHYHSKSRRLKNIIGETKNQMLTYMTSLFPLLLPKTYDVFQVVKTNPSFSDYY, from the coding sequence ATGGACGGTATCGATCACGAGCCCTCATGGACCACTGTGGGAAGCAAGAGCATTATTGAAATCGACACAAAAGGTGTTTTCGGATATGGAGTGTCAAGCAAAGTGTATAGTGGTAGATTTGACGAAAGACCAGTAGCTGTGAAAAGAATTAACCcttctttatcaaaatttgaatgcGAGGTAGAAACTTTGCGTCGACTCGATCACAGAAATATTGTTAGATATTTATATACAGATTCAGATAACGAATTTGTTTATATTGTACTTGAACGATGCGATTGTTCCCTTCAAGATTGCCtcgataaaaaaatgaatacgtgCGGTTTATTGGACGACGAGTTGGACGTTCTAAAGCAAATATCAGCTGGTCTATTATATTTACACAGTAAGTCCATTTTGCATAGGAATATACATCCATCTAACGTTTTACTCACAAGGAAAGACGGTATTGTCGTAGTCAGGCTTTCTGACTTTGGAGTCGTAAAAAATGTCGAAGAAGACTTCTCAATTTCAGCGTCGGTAATGGGAGAAGCAGGAAATTATTTCAGTCCTGAAGTTTTGAGGAAACAGAAAATTAGTAAAAAGTCTGATGTTTTTTCGCTCGGTCTCGTGTATTTCAGCGTACTGAGTGATGGCAAAAGCCCATACGGAGACGACGGGGAAGACATTATTAAGAATGTACGAGCCGGCATCTCTCCTAATTTTGCTGCAGTGTCTTCTAAGTATAATGGTTATGCAGTACCTCTACTTATTTCTATGCTAAACGATAAAAAGAGATTTCGCCCTTTGGTTACTGATGTACTTGCACATTATCTTTTCTGGGACCCTGACATGGTCTTCACGTTTTTTCAAGATGTCAGCGATTACTTAACGGATAACATGAACAGCCCGAGAGTCGAGATGGAACTGATTTCTCGCGAGATTATTGGAAGTCAACACTGGCAAACTAAATTATTGACTAATTTATTTAACGCTGAAATTCGCttatttcaaaaagaatttAATGCCTATCGCCTGAAAGATGACGTAATAGGTCTGTTACGCCAAATCCGTAACTGGGGCCATCACTATCATAGCAAATCACGGCGATTAAAAAACATAATAGGggaaacaaaaaatcaaatgttAACTTATATGACATCACTTTTTCCATTGCTGTTACCGAAAACGTACGATGTCTTTCAAGTCGTAAAAACGAATCCAAGTTTTTCTGACTACTATTGA